One window of Perca flavescens isolate YP-PL-M2 chromosome 6, PFLA_1.0, whole genome shotgun sequence genomic DNA carries:
- the LOC114557225 gene encoding 14-3-3 protein zeta, producing the protein MSEAPQKELVQKAKLAEQAERYDDMAAAMKAVTEESEQLSNEERNLLSVAYKNVVGARRSSWRVVSSIEQKADGSERKQAMAKEYREKIEKELKEICQDVLGLLDDYLIAKATAAESKVFYLKMKGDYYRYLAEVATGEERTSIITDSKEAYQKAFDISKDEMQSTHPIRLGLALNFSVFFYEILNSPDEACQLAKAAFDEAIAELDALSEDSYKDSTLIMQLLRDNLTLWTSDNQAEGEDTEETRE; encoded by the exons ATGAGCGAGGCACCCCAGAAGGAACTGGTGCAAAAGGCCAAGCTGGCCGAGCAGGCTGAGCGCTATGATGACATGGCCGCTGCAATGAAGGCTGTGACGGAGGAGAGCGAGCAGCTGTCGAACGAGGAGCGTAACCTGCTGTCGGTAGCCTACAAAAATGTGGTGGGTGCCCGGCGCTCCTCGTGGCGCGTGGTGTCCAGCATTGAGCAGAAGGCAGACGGCAGCGAAAGGAAGCAGGCCATGGCCAAAGAGTACCGGGAGAAGATTGAGAAAGAGCTGAAAGAGATCTGCCAGGACGTGCTG GGTCTCTTGGACGATTATCTCATTGCCAAAGCCACTGCGGCAGAGAGCAAAGTCTTCTATTTGAAAATGAAAGGAGATTACTACCGCTACTTGGCTGAGGTGGCTACAGGAGAAGAGAGGACAT cCATCATTACAGACTCAAAGGAAGCCTACCAAAAGGCCTTTGATATCAGCAAAGACGAAATGCAGTCCACACACCCAATCCGTCTTGGTCTTGCTCTCAATTTCTCCGTTTTCTTCTATGAGATCCTCAACTCTCCTGATGAGGCCTGCCAGCTGGCTAAAGCC GCGTTTGATGAAGCCATTGCAGAGCTCGATGCTCTGAGTGAAGATTCATACAAAGACAGTACACTAATCATGCAGCTACTGAGAGACAACTTGACA CTGTGGACCTCTGATAACCAGGCTGAGGGAGAGGATACGGAGGAGACCAGAGAATGA